The region CTGCTGGCTTCATTAGCGCGCAGTGGAAAGGTGCGCTTACATCTAAGGGCACCACCCTTTTAGCGCCTTCGGACTTAGCTATTTCAGCAGCTTGTTCTATTGCTTCTTTGTTTCCTGATATAACAATTTGACCAGGTGCGTTTAGGTTTGCAGGGCTTGCAATCATGCCATTTTTAGAGACTTGATCACATATATTTTCAACTTGTTCTTTTTCAAGACCAAGCACCGCTGCCATCGCTCCCATTCCTACCGGTACAGCTTCCTGCATAAATTCACCGCGTTTTCTTACAGTATGAACACCGTCCGATAATTTAATAGCTCCATTTGCAACAAGCGCCGAATACTCGCCTAAGCTATGTCCTGCGACAAAGTCAGCACTGAAATCAGTCTCGTTTTGCAAGACTCTAAGGCAGGCTATACTTGTAGTCAAAAGAGCTGGCTGAGCATTTGCCGTCAGTGACAGCTCACTCTGCTCTCCTTCGAAACATAACCCGGATAAATCAAACCCGAGGGTATCGTTAGCTTCTTGAAATGTCTCTTTGGCTATACTGAACTCATCATATAGCTCTTTTCCCATTCCCACATACTGGGAACCCTGACCGGGGAACACAAAAGCAATCATATATTGTTATCCTTGAAAGAAATAGAAATAATTATGACTCTACTTCAAATTCTTGACTCTCTTTAATGAATGTCCTTCCTTTGTAGAAACCGCAGCTCGGGCATGCCCTGTGTGGGGGTTGGTACTCACCGCAGTTAGGGCAAGTTGATAAACCCGGTTTAACTAATTTATAGTGGGTTCTTCTTTTTCTGGATCTGGACCTAGAGTGTCTTCTCTTGGGAAGTGCCATTTTTTTAATCTCCCTTATTTATTCTCAAATATTTGTTCTCAAATTTTAAGATCTTTTAGTATTGCAAACCTGGGATCTATCTCCTGCTGCTCGCAATTGCAGACCTCAGAATTTAAATTTATTCCGCATTTACCACATAATCCTTTACATTCTTCACTGCAAACTACTTTGACAGGCAGTGCAATTGCAACCTGTTCTCTTAAATAATTACTCAAATCTATTTCGTCACCCTGATAAGTTTCATGCTCAAGGTCATCTTCTTCATGAATCTTATCAGCAGGTGAAAGAACTAAACTCACATTAGGGTTTAGTTCTATTTTAACAGGTTCTACGCATCTTGAACATGGAGACTGAATAGAAAGGCTTATATTACCAATAACCGTTATTTCTTTAAGTACCCTATTTACCTTTAAATCTATACCAATTTTTGATATAAGCTGAATCTCATCACCCTCAGACCAAAGCTCAGGAAGATTTGTCAGCCACTCAGGCTCCTCAACTGCTTCAATATGTACTCCACTCTCCGTTATGTCAGAAACACGGAGTAGAGTTGCGTGTGTTGATATCATCTGACTGTCAAAGAAAATTATTGGCTTTAAATAATAATACAAGATTGCTCATTTGCAAGTACTGCTATTTATTAAACCAAATGACAGGATACGAAATGACCATTGCCTACATCTCTGAGCTCAGGTTCATAGGTTTTGCATTT is a window of Thermodesulfobacteriota bacterium DNA encoding:
- a CDS encoding DUF177 domain-containing protein → MISTHATLLRVSDITESGVHIEAVEEPEWLTNLPELWSEGDEIQLISKIGIDLKVNRVLKEITVIGNISLSIQSPCSRCVEPVKIELNPNVSLVLSPADKIHEEDDLEHETYQGDEIDLSNYLREQVAIALPVKVVCSEECKGLCGKCGINLNSEVCNCEQQEIDPRFAILKDLKI
- the rpmF gene encoding 50S ribosomal protein L32, giving the protein MALPKRRHSRSRSRKRRTHYKLVKPGLSTCPNCGEYQPPHRACPSCGFYKGRTFIKESQEFEVES
- the fabD gene encoding ACP S-malonyltransferase, translated to MIAFVFPGQGSQYVGMGKELYDEFSIAKETFQEANDTLGFDLSGLCFEGEQSELSLTANAQPALLTTSIACLRVLQNETDFSADFVAGHSLGEYSALVANGAIKLSDGVHTVRKRGEFMQEAVPVGMGAMAAVLGLEKEQVENICDQVSKNGMIASPANLNAPGQIVISGNKEAIEQAAEIAKSEGAKRVVPLDVSAPFHCALMKPAADKLSEVLDQIDVGEMSASLVANCTASVTNDSSKVKELLISQVTSPVRWFESVSVLKQEGCDNFIEIGPKNVLSGLIKRTLSDVTVNNFEKISQLESMKNA